The following are encoded together in the Actinomycetota bacterium genome:
- a CDS encoding transposase encodes LNEILCRWNYVYNYVRPHQSLGYLTPMEFLKAWMEESKDRDDVFTM; translated from the coding sequence GCTCAACGAGATCCTTTGCAGATGGAATTACGTGTACAATTACGTGAGACCACACCAGAGCCTGGGTTATCTCACCCCCATGGAGTTCCTGAAGGCGTGGATGGAGGAGAGCAAGGATAGGGATGATGTGTTCACCATGTAG